A stretch of the Phyllopteryx taeniolatus isolate TA_2022b chromosome 5, UOR_Ptae_1.2, whole genome shotgun sequence genome encodes the following:
- the LOC133477727 gene encoding zinc finger protein 536-like, which produces MADGWSELQQAEISSDQHESTSCFKLNKFIRPPTRPIRSQMALLANQIMDARILSSMNGRVELSQLLRVTNQSIVTQVNSAQDDNRKNRKYPCPLCGKRFRFNSILSLHMRTHTGEKPFKCPYCDHRAAQKGNLKIHLRTHKQGILGKGRGRIREENRLLHELEERAILRDRHMRAGRVGPQQTSVITQLQQPQKAQTPNQFPNNKPTASTSPKATVMQDEPVQAPPTGFRCSFCKGKFRKQQELERHIRILHKPYKCTLCEFAAAHEEELIGHVETTHITTDSAPGHKPAAEGNNKGKPGGEFPCDVCGQTFSQAWFLKGHMRKHKDSFEHCCQICGRRFKEPWFLKNHMKVHLNKLASKAHLPPQHDNSVNMNHLTEDYQSNLYSQYISRIHNRLLTADSADQADYSQLLATAGLDISVREMLGRGVSPSLGPLTDTKSSSLLGWNHLHPSLSAANLDYLQKVVSGRDAVSYSGWQIMTPPQHIFNTKDQQHRHSSSYLPERRLPVDDGKVGLADQDGNVSSRPSSEGSLSHHGPTEVVTETGGSLSGSTLEHRPQSSSPASARGDSVYKCPPSSDHTAIGFQLDRYHFPSWQNSRDLSSPLQPASSRSSSPNPKLRPRSREDRSPMSAHFLSTDRENGLLVPDKNPASKSPSSAHTNKSQYEPLDLSVSSHSTMSTALLVQMSGVFSNGLNPLQNYAAELDVKPAYRCDLLGIKEGVDKHNIGSKGLSVEGEDGKTCIEGDREEANEEAVEWKMLNDGGQADVLGKKRDEIGPWSAAETTMASPDNLAPDQINPYQQAGLLSLLRAQKNRSGTHRTTLNVGNMNNVASARKPFPCKYCPYSASQKGNLKTHVICVHRKPFDNSLYPDRRLRRSHTPQRPSRSPPSITEDNRAPGRERINVASLCGT; this is translated from the exons GTCTGAGCTGCAACAAGCTGAGATTTCATCTGATCAGCATGAATCCACATCCTGTTTTAAACTGAATAA ATTCATTAGGCCGCCCACCCGCCCAATTAGGAGCCAGATGGCGCTTCTGGCCAATCAAATCATGGATGCAAGAATTCTCAGCAGCATGAATGGGAGAGTGGAGCTCTCGCAGTTATTGAGGGTTACAAATCAAAGCATTGTTACCCAGGTAAACTCGGCTCAGGATGACAATCGCAAGAACAGAAAGTATCCTTGTCCGTTGTGTGGTAAGCGTTTCCGCTTTAACAGCATCCTTTCGCTGCACATGCGTACGCACACTGGCGAAAAGCCCTTCAAGTGCCCCTACTGCGACCACCGGGCTGCACAGAAGGGCAACCTGAAGATACACCTGCGTACCCACAAGCAAGGCATTCTGGGTAAAGGCCGTGGACGCATTCGAGAGGAGAACAGGTTGCTTCATGAGCTCGAGGAAAGGGCCATACTGAGGGACAGGCACATGCGAGCCGGTCGTGTCGGCCCTCAGCAAACATCCGTCATAACCCAACTTCAACAACCCCAAAAGGCCCAGACTCCAAACCAGTTCCCCAACAACAAACCGACGGCCTCCACGTCCCCTAAAGCCACCGTGATGCAGGATGAGCCCGTCCAGGCTCCACCCACGGGCTTTCGCTGCTCCTTCTGTAAGGGCAAGTTCAGGAAGCAGCAGGAGCTTGAACGTCACATCCGGATTCTGCACAAACCCTACAAGTGCACCTTGTGTGAGTTTGCTGCGGCGCATGAGGAGGAGCTTATTGGTCATGTTGAGACAACGCACATTACTACTGATTCAGCTCCAGGACATAAACCCGCAGCGGAGGGCAACAACAAGGGGAAGCCCGGTGGTGAATTTCCCTGTGATGTTTGTGGACAAACCTTTAGCCAGGCCTGGTTCCTCAAGGGTCACATGAGGAAACACAAGGACTCTTTTGAGCACTGCTGTCAAATTTGTGGCCGTCGCTTCAAAGAACCCTGGTTTCTCAAGAACCATATGAAGGTCCACCTGAATAAGCTGGCCTCTAAGGCTCATCTCCCCCCTCAGCATGACAACTCTGTTAACATGAATCATTTAACAGAAGACTATCAGAGCAACCTCTACTCGCAGTACATCTCCCGCATTCACAACCGGCTCCTCACAGCCGACAGTGCTGACCAGGCAGATTATAGCCAGTTACTCGCCACGGCGGGTCTTGACATCAGCGTTAGAGAGATGCTAGGTCGCGGGGTTTCCCCGAGTCTCGGTCCGCTCACTGATACGAAGAGCTCCTCTTTGTTGGGCTGGAATCACCTTCACCCTTCCCTGAGCGCCGCCAATCTGGACTATTTGCAGAAGGTCGTCTCCGGCAGGGATGCAGTGAGCTACTCAGGCTGGCAGATCATGACACCCCCGCAGCACATCTTCAACACTAAGGATCAGCAGCACCGGCACAGCTCCTCCTACCTGCCTGAGCGACGCCTCCCCGTGGATGACGGCAAAGTGGGTCTCGCTGACCAAGACGGCAACGTGAGCAGCCGACCCAGCAGCGAAGGCAGCCTCAGCCATCACGGGCCGACCGAGGTCGTGACAGAGACTGGAGGCTCCCTCTCTGGAAGCACCCTTGAACACCGACCGCAATCCTCTTCTCCAGCTTCAGCTAGAG GCGACAGTGTCTACAAGTGTCCACCCTCCAGCGACCACACCGCCATTGGTTTCCAGCTGGACCGCTACCACTTCCCGTCCTGGCAGAACAGCAGGGATCTGTCCTCTCCACTGCAGCCCGCCAGCAGCAGAAGCTCCAGCCCCAACCCGAAGCTGCGACCCAGGTCCAGGGAGGACAGGAGCCCTATGAGCGCTCACTTCCTTTCCACAGACAGAGAAAATGGCCTGCTGGTCCCTGACAAGAATCCAGCCAGTAAAAGTCCTTCTTCTGCCCACACCAACAAGTCCCAGTATGAGCCTTTAGACTTGTCCGTTTCCTCTCATTCCACCATGTCTACTGCTCTACTGGTCCAAATGTCTGGGGTCTTCAGCAATGGACTCAATCCACTTCAAAATTACGCCGCTGAACTCGATGTGAAACCTGCATATAGGTGTGATCTTTTGGGAATAAAAGAAGGTGTGGACAAACATAATATTGGGTCAAAAGGGCTCAGTGTGGAAGGTGAAGATGGAAAAACTTGCATTGAAGGAGATAGGGAAGAAGCAAATGAAGAAGCAGTTGAATGGAAGATGCTGAACGATGGGGGCCAGGCTGACGTCCTGGGAAAGAAGCGTGACGAGATAGGCCCGTGGTCTGCGGCAGAAACGACAATGGCCTCACCTGACAACCTGGCTCCAGATCAGATCAACCCCTATCAGCAAGCTGGCCTGCTCTCGCTCCTCAGAGCCCAGAAGAACCGGAGCGGCACCCATAGGACCACCCTGAATGTGGGCAACATGAATAATGTTGCGTCAG CTCGGAAGCCATTCCCGTGCAAATACTGCCCCTACAGTGCCTCCCAGAAGGGGAACCTGAAGACACACGTCATCTGTGTTCACCGAAAACCCTTTGACAACAGCCTGTACCCCGACCGGCGTCTCCGCCGCTCGCACACGCCACAGCGGCCGTCGAGGTCGCCACCGAGCATTACGGAAGACAATCGGGCTCCGGGTCGAGAGCGGATCAACGTTGCATCACTCTGCGGGACTTGA